A genomic segment from Malus domestica chromosome 05, GDT2T_hap1 encodes:
- the LOC103428480 gene encoding uncharacterized GPI-anchored protein At1g61900-like, giving the protein MVLLRLTAHIFILFLSLHVCCCSTLDYLKDPVLSIKQKDSMLPMISPTATPQPFLPLLAPSPLAPYTNTTVPKLSGLCRLNFSVAESLMSVTSIDCWSVFAPLLANVMCCPQLEATLTILVGQSGKETNVLALNGTTAKHGLSDIEQILVGQGANDSLAQICSVHSSNLTDASCPVFDVNEFEDTVDTSKLLAACEKIDLALKLKNGKL; this is encoded by the exons GCCTCCATGTATGTTGTTGCAGCACGTTAGATTATCTTAAAGATCCAGTCTTGTCGATTAAGCAAAAAGATTCTATGTTACCAATGATCTCTCCTACAGCGACTCCTCAgccctttcttccccttcttgcTCCTTCACCATTGGCACCATATACTAATACCACCGTCCCAAAATTATCAG GACTCTGTAGACTAAACTTCAGTGTTGCTGAGAGTTTGATGAGTGTGACCTCAATTGATTGCTGGTCCGTTTTTGCACCATTACTGGCTAATGTAATGTGTTGTCCACAGTTGGAAGCCACTCTCACAATTCTCGTTGGTCAATCCGGTAAAGAAACCAATGTTCTTGCTTTAAATGGAACAACTGCTAAACACGGTCTATCAGATATTGAACAGATTTTGGTGGGCCAGGGTGCAAATGACAGTCTTGCTCAAATATGCTCGGTTCATTCATCAAATCTGACTGATGCATCTTGCCCAGTCTTTGATGTTAATGAGTTTGAGGATACAGTTGATACTTCAAAGTTGCTTGCCGCTTGTGAGAAGATTGACCTTGCGCTCAAACTT aaaaatggaaaattatAG